From a single Bacteroidota bacterium genomic region:
- a CDS encoding proline dehydrogenase family protein has protein sequence MSSLFNRLVVASIPLVPKPIVRYFARPYIAGESLADALNTIRDINRLGAMATCDLLGEFITEKSQATRDLEELKNLIRAIHQEKLNSNVSVKPTQMGLLLDEEFAYSNIRELVQLASQTGNFIRIDMEDSACTQKEIDLYLRLKKEFSNVGLVIQAYLKRTNADIDLLVKENANLRLCKGIYREPAEIAIHDREAIRASFLRQVEQMFIHNCYVGVATHDEYLVNATIELVKKHQVRKEAFEFQMLLGVLPALRDRILSEGYRLRIYVPYGKQWYGYSTRRFKENPEIAGYVAKAILGIRK, from the coding sequence ATGTCATCACTGTTTAATCGTCTTGTTGTTGCATCGATCCCACTGGTACCCAAACCGATCGTACGGTATTTTGCCCGGCCGTATATCGCGGGTGAGTCACTGGCTGATGCATTGAACACCATCCGGGATATCAATCGTCTGGGAGCCATGGCTACCTGTGATTTACTGGGTGAATTCATTACCGAAAAATCTCAGGCTACCCGTGACCTGGAAGAATTAAAAAACCTGATACGGGCCATTCATCAGGAGAAACTCAATTCCAATGTCAGTGTAAAGCCCACCCAGATGGGTTTGTTGCTGGATGAGGAATTTGCTTATTCAAACATCAGGGAATTGGTACAGCTTGCCAGTCAGACGGGGAATTTTATCCGGATTGATATGGAAGATTCCGCGTGTACTCAGAAAGAGATCGACCTGTACCTGCGCCTGAAGAAGGAATTTTCGAACGTTGGACTGGTAATTCAGGCCTACCTGAAGCGGACCAATGCAGACATTGATCTGCTGGTTAAGGAAAATGCCAACCTGAGACTTTGTAAAGGCATTTACCGGGAACCGGCCGAAATCGCCATTCACGACCGCGAGGCCATCCGGGCCAGTTTCCTCCGTCAGGTCGAGCAAATGTTTATTCACAACTGTTATGTAGGCGTGGCAACCCATGATGAATATCTGGTGAATGCCACCATTGAACTGGTGAAAAAACATCAGGTCCGAAAGGAAGCATTTGAGTTTCAGATGTTACTGGGCGTTCTGCCGGCCCTGAGGGACCGTATTCTTTCAGAAGGATACCGGCTCCGGATTTATGTGCCATACGGCAAACAGTGGTATGGCTATTCCACCCGCCGTTTCAAGGAAAATCCGGAAATTGCCGGATATGTTGCCAAAGCCATTTTAGGAATCAGAAAGTAA
- a CDS encoding TonB family protein, with translation MNRPTTILLIFLLSLPLVTNGRTYLDDENGRISGKVVNKTSESGLSGVTIILFEDGAVKFSTRTDQNGNFSFVNIPAGAYLITAKKNSYSDFAKTIRVNPKFTLKLKLGMESLEQPSRPVLTAVSAPKSEPMSKSAERRQADATQAPGAASGTQASPETATASATPGTAKEDAAEEGEIFIDETDVVEMVENPDQQPEPVGGIGAIIKAIVYPPMAIQRKLEGTVLINVTVNQYGDPTQCVVIRSVDPTLDEAAVETIYRSKFIPASHRGKAVVSSVAIPVKFKL, from the coding sequence ATGAACAGACCGACAACCATCCTGTTAATATTTCTCCTTTCTTTACCATTGGTCACCAACGGCAGAACCTACCTTGATGACGAAAATGGAAGAATCAGTGGAAAGGTGGTAAATAAAACTTCAGAATCTGGTTTGTCTGGGGTCACCATTATTCTTTTTGAGGATGGAGCGGTCAAATTTTCCACCAGAACGGATCAGAATGGCAATTTCAGTTTCGTAAACATTCCGGCAGGTGCCTACCTGATTACTGCTAAGAAGAACTCCTATTCAGACTTTGCAAAGACCATCAGGGTGAATCCGAAATTCACACTGAAACTTAAACTCGGTATGGAATCACTTGAGCAACCTTCACGGCCCGTTTTAACCGCTGTCTCGGCTCCTAAATCGGAGCCCATGTCAAAATCAGCGGAACGCAGGCAAGCCGATGCAACACAGGCTCCGGGAGCTGCAAGTGGTACCCAGGCCTCTCCTGAAACAGCCACGGCTTCTGCAACACCCGGGACGGCCAAAGAAGATGCTGCCGAGGAAGGTGAAATTTTCATTGATGAAACCGATGTGGTCGAGATGGTGGAAAATCCCGATCAGCAACCCGAACCGGTTGGAGGAATCGGAGCGATTATAAAAGCCATCGTATATCCTCCGATGGCCATTCAGCGTAAACTGGAAGGAACGGTCCTGATTAACGTAACCGTCAATCAGTATGGGGATCCCACTCAGTGCGTGGTTATCAGGTCTGTGGATCCCACCCTCGATGAAGCCGCAGTAGAAACCATTTACCGGTCCAAGTTTATTCCGGCCAGTCACAGAGGGAAAGCGGTGGTTTCTTCCGTCGCCATCCCTGTGAAATTCAAATTATAG
- a CDS encoding SDR family oxidoreductase produces the protein MKPGGVIVTGAGKGIGRETCRWFARQGWHVYAFSKTSADLLSLEAEFPGQVEGFAGDASDEADVRRFFNEFLAGKTTPSVLVNNAGRFVQSTLEDLSPAVFEEQWRTNTLSTFLLMKGILPVLRQAGTGQIINVISVAAKRPFTGSGAYCSSKSAQDGLAGVMREEFKKWNIRVTNVYPGAAFTNSWVGTGVEEKRLMTAADVAKVIGQAVDLENNMVLEDIVLRPVAGDL, from the coding sequence ATGAAACCTGGTGGGGTGATTGTAACGGGAGCGGGTAAGGGAATCGGCAGAGAGACCTGTCGTTGGTTTGCCCGGCAAGGCTGGCACGTTTATGCCTTTTCTAAAACGTCTGCTGATCTGCTGAGCCTTGAAGCAGAATTTCCCGGTCAGGTTGAGGGATTTGCTGGTGATGCCTCTGATGAAGCAGATGTCAGACGTTTTTTTAACGAGTTTCTGGCCGGAAAAACAACCCCTTCGGTTCTTGTTAACAATGCCGGCCGGTTTGTCCAGTCCACTCTTGAGGATTTGAGCCCCGCAGTGTTTGAAGAACAGTGGAGAACCAATACATTATCTACCTTTCTGTTAATGAAAGGTATACTTCCTGTTCTGAGACAGGCGGGCACCGGCCAGATAATTAATGTCATCTCTGTTGCAGCAAAACGTCCCTTCACAGGATCGGGTGCCTACTGTTCCTCTAAATCAGCCCAGGACGGATTGGCTGGAGTCATGCGGGAAGAGTTTAAGAAGTGGAACATCCGGGTAACGAATGTGTATCCGGGGGCGGCTTTTACAAACTCCTGGGTGGGTACAGGGGTGGAGGAAAAACGGCTCATGACAGCCGCTGATGTGGCGAAGGTAATTGGTCAGGCCGTGGACCTGGAGAACAACATGGTCCTTGAGGACATTGTTCTCAGGCCGGTTGCAGGCGATCTATAA
- the folE gene encoding GTP cyclohydrolase I FolE codes for MKHQETLSTTADLSPDELKRLETIASGMEHIIGQLGENPEREGLQKTPMRVAKALRFLTSGYQQNPVDILTSALFRERYDEMVLVKDIDFYSMCEHHMLPFFGKAHIAYIPNGKIVGLSKLPRLVDVFARRMQVQERMTQQIKDTLQEVLEPQGVAVVIEGRHMCMMMRGVEKQNSITTTSAMSGVFLTDQSTRSEFMRLIRHSNL; via the coding sequence ATGAAACACCAAGAAACTTTGTCGACTACCGCGGACCTTTCCCCGGATGAACTTAAACGGCTGGAAACAATTGCATCCGGGATGGAACACATCATCGGGCAATTGGGAGAAAACCCTGAACGGGAGGGTTTACAGAAGACTCCCATGCGGGTGGCGAAGGCGCTCCGCTTTCTCACAAGCGGTTATCAGCAAAATCCGGTTGACATCCTGACAAGCGCCCTGTTCAGAGAGCGGTATGATGAAATGGTGCTGGTAAAGGATATCGATTTCTATTCCATGTGCGAACATCACATGCTGCCTTTTTTTGGGAAGGCCCATATTGCCTATATCCCAAATGGTAAAATCGTTGGGCTATCCAAGTTGCCCAGACTGGTGGATGTCTTTGCCCGTCGGATGCAGGTACAGGAACGAATGACCCAGCAGATCAAGGATACTCTGCAGGAAGTGCTGGAACCACAGGGGGTTGCCGTGGTGATTGAAGGCCGCCACATGTGCATGATGATGCGGGGTGTGGAAAAACAAAATTCCATCACCACCACCTCGGCCATGTCTGGTGTATTCCTGACCGATCAGTCCACACGTTCCGAATTTATGCGGTTGATCAGGCACTCCAATCTATGA
- a CDS encoding FAD-dependent oxidoreductase yields the protein MRTSKPHVVIVGGVAAGTAAAAHLKRLEPRCRVSLIEKQPVISYSVCDIPYLTDGRAGTPQDLIVYTPERFSSEKGVQVYTNSVVTAIDIRRRQLTWKHTIFRTEETTHWDYLILATGVEPIQPFTGSNVFTTRQWDEAARLHQFLESQTVRNAVVIGAGLAGCEMAESLARRGIRAVLVEKDKDILSRMLPETHSRRLSGLLQKNGVQVISGTNDWSPVTEGNQITGIQIGKGDRVPADLVILAAGVKPPSGISGLENLRTDQDGYFLVDGKMKTSSDRIFAIGDGARVSGKSAWTRDRDLQLATRAAAMARKAAESIIGTDSPWKVPVFPVVLRLWDTETGSVGFLDEEDGLDCTMEISPFSRTDPRKGTMLLTLFFRKGSQLITGGAVSGPEGCMSALNLLSLAVNHQLTLQDLIHTGYAYHPMIAPRVNPLVMVASKAQKMIKRNR from the coding sequence ATGCGGACCAGTAAACCACATGTGGTAATTGTGGGAGGAGTGGCAGCAGGGACTGCCGCAGCCGCTCATCTGAAACGTCTTGAACCCCGCTGCCGGGTTTCCCTGATCGAAAAGCAACCGGTAATTTCCTATTCAGTCTGTGACATTCCTTACCTGACCGATGGTCGTGCAGGCACCCCTCAGGACCTCATTGTTTACACTCCGGAACGGTTTTCCTCAGAAAAAGGGGTTCAGGTTTATACCAATTCGGTTGTAACCGCCATCGATATCAGACGCCGCCAACTCACCTGGAAGCATACCATTTTCCGCACAGAAGAAACCACCCACTGGGATTACCTGATACTGGCCACTGGCGTGGAGCCCATCCAACCATTCACAGGCAGCAATGTTTTCACTACCCGACAGTGGGATGAAGCCGCACGGCTGCATCAATTCCTGGAGTCTCAGACCGTCCGGAATGCGGTGGTAATCGGCGCCGGGCTTGCTGGTTGTGAAATGGCGGAATCCCTTGCCAGAAGGGGAATACGTGCGGTTCTGGTTGAAAAAGACAAGGATATTCTATCCCGCATGCTTCCTGAAACGCACAGCCGGCGACTTTCTGGTTTATTGCAGAAAAATGGGGTTCAGGTGATTTCCGGAACCAATGACTGGTCGCCCGTAACCGAGGGAAACCAGATAACCGGAATTCAGATTGGCAAAGGGGATCGGGTTCCGGCCGATCTGGTGATTCTTGCTGCAGGCGTTAAACCACCATCAGGAATTTCGGGCCTGGAAAATCTGCGAACCGATCAGGATGGTTATTTTCTGGTGGATGGAAAAATGAAAACCAGCTCGGACCGGATTTTTGCAATTGGTGATGGGGCGAGAGTTTCTGGGAAATCCGCATGGACCAGAGATCGGGACCTGCAACTGGCCACCCGTGCGGCGGCCATGGCCAGAAAAGCGGCTGAATCCATTATTGGAACAGATTCACCCTGGAAAGTCCCTGTTTTTCCGGTCGTGCTGCGCTTGTGGGATACCGAAACGGGTTCGGTGGGTTTTCTGGATGAAGAAGATGGTCTGGACTGTACCATGGAGATCTCACCGTTCAGCAGAACCGATCCCCGGAAGGGAACCATGCTGCTGACTCTTTTCTTCAGAAAAGGGTCTCAACTGATTACCGGTGGTGCCGTTTCGGGTCCGGAAGGATGTATGTCGGCTTTGAATCTGCTTTCTCTGGCAGTGAACCACCAGCTCACACTGCAGGATCTGATTCACACCGGTTATGCCTACCATCCGATGATTGCTCCCAGAGTTAACCCTCTTGTGATGGTTGCTTCAAAGGCACAAAAAATGATTAAACGGAACCGTTAA
- a CDS encoding 6-carboxytetrahydropterin synthase, which yields MNTSWVYVTRQLHFNAAHRLFNPQFSNEENNRIFGLCNNPNGHGHNYEIEITVYGPVDLKTGYVIDLKEIKDLAEEVIIQDCDHRHLNLDVPWLSGVIPTAENLVIAFWNRLEPHFKTAKLYNIRLYETPRNFVDYRGPFPG from the coding sequence ATGAATACATCCTGGGTTTATGTAACCCGTCAGCTTCACTTTAATGCGGCCCACAGACTCTTTAACCCGCAGTTTTCAAATGAAGAGAATAACCGGATTTTCGGGCTTTGCAACAATCCGAATGGTCATGGTCACAATTACGAAATAGAGATCACGGTTTACGGACCTGTTGATTTAAAAACCGGCTATGTGATTGATCTGAAGGAGATTAAAGATCTTGCCGAGGAAGTGATCATTCAGGATTGTGACCACCGGCATCTGAATCTGGATGTTCCCTGGCTTTCTGGTGTGATTCCGACAGCAGAAAATCTGGTAATTGCATTCTGGAACCGTCTCGAACCCCATTTTAAAACTGCTAAACTCTACAACATCCGACTTTATGAAACACCAAGAAACTTTGTCGACTACCGCGGACCTTTCCCCGGATGA
- the hisG gene encoding ATP phosphoribosyltransferase encodes MKPRYRFRVGIPKNDRLFSEISSLLYQASLWDEPRRRQLFSDLHDQELSLIFGRAGEIALSLADSKLSCGFTGRDLILEQANPDIVEILPLGIGKCHLVFAVPSDQLNHPISFWEGKTIATSFVHLTRAYFEKTGTRVHVKEVSGGVEGKVATEEADAIVDLTETGTTLEANGLLIKDRLLETEIVFAARREFLNDPRVSMIRNRLEGVMTARKSIMIEYMIPKEKLDDAIRVAGGQKSPTVAPIYGDDRYFAVRIVEPKSRENEVMDKLKSIGAVGIFSVLLNNTRV; translated from the coding sequence ATGAAACCCAGATACCGTTTTCGGGTCGGGATCCCTAAAAATGACCGGCTGTTTTCTGAAATTTCCAGCCTGTTATACCAGGCATCACTGTGGGATGAACCCCGCCGCCGCCAGCTGTTTTCTGACCTGCATGACCAGGAATTGTCACTGATCTTCGGACGGGCCGGGGAAATCGCATTGTCACTGGCCGATTCGAAGCTGAGCTGCGGATTTACCGGCCGTGACCTGATACTCGAACAAGCCAACCCGGATATCGTTGAGATACTTCCGCTCGGAATCGGAAAATGTCATCTGGTGTTTGCCGTTCCTTCCGATCAATTGAACCATCCCATCAGTTTCTGGGAAGGGAAAACCATTGCAACCAGCTTTGTTCACCTGACCCGTGCCTATTTCGAGAAAACCGGAACCCGCGTACATGTGAAAGAGGTATCGGGGGGAGTGGAAGGCAAAGTGGCAACCGAAGAAGCCGACGCGATTGTGGATCTGACTGAAACAGGAACCACTCTGGAAGCCAACGGACTGCTGATAAAGGACCGTTTACTCGAAACAGAAATTGTCTTTGCCGCCCGTCGTGAATTTCTCAATGATCCGCGGGTGAGCATGATCAGAAACCGGCTGGAAGGAGTCATGACGGCCCGAAAGTCGATCATGATTGAATACATGATACCCAAAGAAAAGCTCGATGATGCCATCCGGGTGGCCGGGGGACAGAAATCACCCACTGTGGCCCCGATTTATGGCGATGACCGTTACTTTGCTGTCCGGATTGTTGAACCAAAGTCGCGCGAAAACGAAGTGATGGATAAACTGAAATCGATTGGTGCGGTCGGAATATTCAGTGTGCTTCTGAACAATACCCGTGTCTGA
- a CDS encoding transcription termination/antitermination protein NusA translates to MNVEIVETFAHIARDKNIDKDILSGIIKEIFMNMIRKKYFTDENFSVIVNMDKGDIQILQEVEVVEDVFSDIDEISLEDALKLDPDSQLGDITVRIVPLASFGRRLIMQAKQTLNQKIRDLEKDHIFNEYAAQIGDIVVGDVYQKGKSWMLVNHNKVELFMPRDEQIPKENPKKGETIRAIIKEVKRLTDFKEQEIQKKRDDKTGKERIRKENYNNDPVIVISRADNKFLERLFEIEVPEIYDGIVQIRSIARQPGERAKIAVESTDDRVDAVGACVGMKGTRIHSIVKELSNENIDVVLFSPDPATFIARSLAPAKILKVEPDVNRRYARVHVHTDQVKLAIGREGQNIKLASLLTGYELDVIREFKPSTDDDIDIMEFNEFPADFLQKLVEAGYDSARRVMQVSPEDIATDTNTDIDMVTDLMEAIEYEFREDDEA, encoded by the coding sequence ATGAACGTCGAAATCGTTGAAACGTTTGCCCACATTGCACGGGATAAAAACATCGATAAGGATATCCTGTCGGGTATTATCAAAGAAATTTTCATGAATATGATCAGGAAGAAGTATTTCACAGATGAAAACTTCTCGGTCATTGTAAACATGGACAAAGGTGATATTCAGATTCTGCAGGAAGTGGAAGTGGTTGAAGATGTCTTCAGTGACATCGATGAAATCTCCCTGGAAGATGCACTTAAACTTGATCCGGATTCACAACTGGGTGACATCACGGTCCGGATTGTTCCTCTGGCCAGTTTCGGCCGGCGTCTGATCATGCAGGCCAAACAGACTCTGAACCAGAAGATCAGAGATCTGGAAAAAGATCACATTTTCAATGAGTATGCAGCCCAGATCGGTGATATTGTGGTGGGAGATGTTTACCAGAAGGGTAAGAGCTGGATGCTGGTCAACCACAACAAGGTTGAACTCTTCATGCCCCGTGATGAGCAGATTCCGAAAGAGAATCCGAAAAAGGGTGAAACCATCCGGGCGATTATCAAGGAAGTCAAGCGACTGACCGACTTCAAGGAACAGGAAATTCAAAAGAAAAGGGATGACAAGACCGGCAAGGAGCGTATCCGGAAGGAAAACTACAACAATGATCCCGTGATTGTGATTTCACGGGCCGATAACAAGTTTCTGGAACGGCTGTTCGAAATCGAAGTTCCCGAAATCTACGACGGAATCGTTCAGATCCGGTCCATTGCCCGTCAGCCGGGTGAGCGCGCAAAGATTGCAGTTGAGAGTACCGATGACCGTGTGGATGCAGTGGGAGCCTGTGTGGGAATGAAAGGAACCCGTATCCACTCGATTGTTAAGGAACTCAGCAACGAAAACATCGATGTGGTTTTATTCTCGCCCGATCCGGCCACTTTTATTGCACGGTCGCTTGCACCTGCCAAAATTCTGAAAGTGGAACCAGATGTTAACAGGCGTTATGCACGGGTCCATGTTCACACCGATCAGGTCAAACTGGCCATTGGTCGTGAAGGGCAGAACATCAAGCTGGCTTCGCTTCTGACAGGATATGAACTGGATGTGATCAGGGAATTCAAGCCAAGTACCGATGATGACATTGATATCATGGAATTCAATGAGTTTCCTGCAGATTTTCTGCAGAAACTGGTTGAAGCCGGTTATGACAGTGCACGTCGGGTAATGCAGGTATCGCCGGAAGATATTGCTACCGATACCAATACAGATATCGACATGGTGACCGATCTGATGGAAGCCATTGAATACGAATTCAGAGAGGATGATGAAGCCTGA